The following proteins come from a genomic window of Parambassis ranga chromosome 4, fParRan2.1, whole genome shotgun sequence:
- the LOC114435111 gene encoding collagen alpha-2(IX) chain isoform X3, whose protein sequence is MAAWGSRGSREKMDPREIRDQLEFKEVQDLEATRVEKVEWDSRDCRVLWERWENLEREDLKENLGMTGAPGLSGPKGLKGLQGLLGNRGQDGTRGAPGPVGTNGMNGNRGPSGPKGLPGKAGFPGIQGPVGKSGEPGSRGIKGTPGKPGERGVKGKEGPGGPTGSEGLKGKRGEEGPQGKQGPAGNRGAPGPQGFRGPPGIQGNIGTWGEEGTRGPPGDQGPQGPTGPRGVTGYPGKDGSQGPVGSASGKGEKGSIGASGEEGAAGLDGEEGPVGLTGSEGPPGQKGRSGDKGNTAQSGQKGLKGVEGERGNPGPQGPKGPSGKQGYKGASGERGKQGLPGLKGESGIRGLSGMPGRFGPGGNTGAAGAKGQKGLQGHTGPPGSIGPAGQIGPSPTGLPGHRGDEGKPGIPGAKGSHGEGGILGLPGVKGNMGIRGQRGNKGEPGTRGEVGTGGKKGFIGSAGAKGRPGPAGPPGPPGPKGVQGPKGKGGPSGWKGSKGAAGETGAEGLPGQPGPAGPPGKPGLGGLDGLLGVEGNEGDPGDIGFRGSPGTPGRSGEGNPGSPGIRGNTGAAGFKGKPGPKGTGGPPGPAGPKGLPGLSGEKGVSGRTGTKGLPGDIGILGPTGPPGLKGNPGLHGLKGQIGRKGKQGDTGPRGPSGKTGLSGNPGHIGKKGMKGVPGSRGPKGIKGRLGPPGNPGAPGKSRPTRRHGIKPETRPSQRIKQRSKSRFRLKTEPSSKQTAHLLKQREGPQKQHRPISRRWIQEDEAEESFSWPLGTKDDPGTTCYELGLIHPHLSDGYFYMDPNQGCPYDAVRVFCNFTAGGTTCIEPLLSQIKVRWDPEKKTFQWFNQQQGEDKFEYPGMDAVQLRFLRLHSGTSSQHITFSCTLDQTRTAATADMASWIIHLLGDFGKEIDVHHIMVSRKDCKVELAVRVRGSTELHRGDMQLLPVRDVAVDMSPVAPLIPEITGVVGPLCFL, encoded by the exons GGACTTCAAGGTCTTTTAGGTAACAGGGGCCAGGATGGTACACGAGGAGCCCCG GGTCCAGTTGGTACAAATGGAATGAATGGGAACAGAGGCCCTTCAGGACCAAAG GGACTGCCTGGAAAAGCAGGATTTCCTGGCATCCAAGGACCTGTAGGGAAGAGT GGGGAACCTGGCAGTAGAGGAATAAAGGGGACACCGGGGAAGCCAGGAGAGAGA GGGGTTAAAGGTAAAGAAGGCCCTGGTGGACCCACAGGAAGTGAAGGGTTAAAG GgtaagagaggtgaggaaggacCACAGGGAAAACAAGGCCCCGCA GGTAACAGAGGAGCTCCTGGACCACAAGGTTTCAGAGGACCTCCT GGTATCCAGGGTAACATTGGAACATGGGGTGAGGAAGGGACCCGTGGCCCTCCGGGTGACCAAGGGCCACAAGGCCCAACTGGCCCTCGTGGAGTTACAGGTTACCCT GGTAAAGATGGTTCTCAAGGACCAGTTGGGTCAGCTAGTGGGAAAGGAGAAAAG GGATCCATAGGAGCATCgggggaggagggagcagcTGGTCTCGATGGTGAGGAG ggTCCAGTCGGACTGACTGGATCTGAGGGGCCCCCTGGACAAAAAGGCAGATCT GGTGACAAGGGGAACACTGCACAGTCTGGGCAGAAAGGACTGAAAGGGGTTGAGGGTGAAAGAGGGAATCCAGGGCCACAGGGTCCAAAAGGGCCATCAGGGAAACAG GGATACAAGGGAGcttcaggagagagaggaaaacaaggaCTTCCAGGCCTGAAG GGAGAATCAGGTATTAGAGGTTTATCAGGCATGCCTGGACGTTTTGGACCTGGAGGCAACACAGGCGCAGCCGGAGCCAAAGGCCAGAAGGGGCTCCAGGGACACACA GGCCCCCCAGGGAGTATTGGTCCTGCTGGACAAATTGGGCCATCACCGact GGTTTACCAGGACATAGAGGTGATGAGGGCAAACCTGGAATCCCTGGAGCAAAG GGCAGTCATGGTGAGGGGGGGATCCTCGGTCTTCCTGGTGTTAAAGGCAACATG GGCATAAGAGGTCAAAGAGGTAACAAGGGGGAGCCTGGCACACGAGGTGAGGTG GGCACAGGGGGGAAGAAAGGGTTCATTGGCTCTGCAGGTGCTAAAGGTCGACCTGGACCTGCTGGCCCTCCTGGTCCTCCAGGACCTAAAGGGGTTCAGGGGCCCAAG GGAAAAGGAGGCCCATCTGGATGGAAAGGGTCCAAAGGAGCTGCTGGGGAAACg GGAGCTGAAGGTCTGCCTGGGCAGCCAGGACctgctggaccacctggaaaaCCT GGCCTTGGCGGTTTGGACGGGTTATTGGGGGTTGAGGGTAATGAAGGAGATCCA GGTGATATTGGCTTCAGAGGATCTCCTGGCACACCAGGCAGGAGTGGCGAG GGTAACCCTGGATCTCCTGGGATCAGAGGAAACACTGGAGCAGCAGGCTTTAAA GGTAAACCTGGTCCTAAAGGAACCGGTGGAcctcctggaccagctgggccGAAG GGTCTTCCAGGACTGAGCGGGGAGAAGGGTGTATCTGGACGTACTGGCACgaag GGTCTTCCAGGTGACATTGGGATACTGGGACCAACCGGGCCCCCAGGGTTAAAG gGGAATCCTGGTTTGCATGGGCTAAAAGGACAAATAGGTCGTAAAGGAAAGCAG GGGGACACGGGTCCTCGTGGTCCAAGTGGGAAGACGGGCCTCAGTGGAAACCCT GGACATATTGGAAAGAAG GGAATGAAAGGTGTCCCAGGCAGCAGAGGACCAAAGGGAATAAAGGGAAGACTTGGGCCTCCA GGAAATCCAGGTGCACCTGGAAAAAGCAGACCTACACGAAGACATGGAATAAAACCTGAGACAAGACCAAGTCAAAGAATCAAGCAAAGGTCCAAATCAAGATTCAGGCTGAAAACTGAGCCGAGTTCAAAGCAAACTGCACACCTCCTAAAACAAAGGGAGGGACCACAAAAA cagcacaggCCGATTTCTAGGAGATGGATTCAAGAAGATGAAGCTGAGGAATCCTTTAGCTGGCCACTGGGAACCAAAGATGATCCAGGCACCACCTGCTATGAGCTGGGACTCATTCATCCACATCTGAGTGATG GTTACTTTTACATGGATCCTAACCAGGGCTGTCCCTATGATGCTGTGAGGGTGTTCTGTAACTTCACAGCAGGAGGAACTACCTGTATAGAGCCTCTGCTCTCACAG ATTAAAGTAAGGTGGGATCCAGAGAAGAAGACTTTTCAGTGGTTCAATCAGCAGCAAGGTGAAGACAAG TTTGAGTACCCTGGTATGGATGCTGTCCAGCTGAGGTTTCTGCGGTTACACAGCGGCACATCTTCTCAGCACATCACTTTCAGCTGTACGCTGGACCAGACCAGAACGGCTGCCACTGCTGATATGGCCAGTTGGATTATTCACCTGCTAGGAGACTTTGGAAAAGAAATAGATGTACACCACATAATGGTGTCCAGGAAAGACTGCAag GTGGAGCTGGCTGTGAGAGTGCGAGGCAGCACTGAGTTGCATCGAGGTGACATGCAGCTACTTCCTGTCAGAGATGTGGCTGTAGATATGAGCCCTGTAGCCCCACTTATCCCTGAGATCACTGGGGTTGTGGGACCCCTCTGCTTCTTGTGA
- the LOC114435111 gene encoding collagen alpha-2(XI) chain isoform X1, whose translation MAAWGSRGSREKMDPREIRDQLEFKEVQDLEATRVEKVEWDSRDCRVLWERWENLEREDLKENLGMTGAPGLSGPKGLKGLQGLLGNRGQDGTRGAPGPVGTNGMNGNRGPSGPKGLPGKAGFPGIQGPVGKSGEPGSRGIKGTPGKPGERGVKGKEGPGGPTGSEGLKGKRGEEGPQGKQGPAGNRGAPGPQGFRGPPGIQGNIGTWGEEGTRGPPGDQGPQGPTGPRGVTGYPGKDGSQGPVGSASGKGEKGSIGASGEEGAAGLDGEEGPVGLTGSEGPPGQKGRSGDKGNTAQSGQKGLKGVEGERGNPGPQGPKGPSGKQGYKGASGERGKQGLPGLKGESGIRGLSGMPGRFGPGGNTGAAGAKGQKGLQGHTGPPGSIGPAGQIGPSPTGLPGHRGDEGKPGIPGAKGSHGEGGILGLPGVKGNMGIRGQRGNKGEPGTRGEVGTGGKKGFIGSAGAKGRPGPAGPPGPPGPKGVQGPKGKGGPSGWKGSKGAAGETGAEGLPGQPGPAGPPGKPGLGGLDGLLGVEGNEGDPGDIGFRGSPGTPGRSGEVGNPGSPGIRGNTGAAGFKGKPGPKGTGGPPGPAGPKGLPGLSGEKGVSGRTGTKGLPGDIGILGPTGPPGLKGNPGLHGLKGQIGRKGKQGDTGPRGPSGKTGLSGNPGHIGKKGMKGVPGSRGPKGIKGRLGPPGNPGAPGKSRPTRRHGIKPETRPSQRIKQRSKSRFRLKTEPSSKQTAHLLKQREGPQKQHRPISRRWIQEDEAEESFSWPLGTKDDPGTTCYELGLIHPHLSDGYFYMDPNQGCPYDAVRVFCNFTAGGTTCIEPLLSQIKVRWDPEKKTFQWFNQQQGEDKFEYPGMDAVQLRFLRLHSGTSSQHITFSCTLDQTRTAATADMASWIIHLLGDFGKEIDVHHIMVSRKDCKVELAVRVRGSTELHRGDMQLLPVRDVAVDMSPVAPLIPEITGVVGPLCFL comes from the exons GGACTTCAAGGTCTTTTAGGTAACAGGGGCCAGGATGGTACACGAGGAGCCCCG GGTCCAGTTGGTACAAATGGAATGAATGGGAACAGAGGCCCTTCAGGACCAAAG GGACTGCCTGGAAAAGCAGGATTTCCTGGCATCCAAGGACCTGTAGGGAAGAGT GGGGAACCTGGCAGTAGAGGAATAAAGGGGACACCGGGGAAGCCAGGAGAGAGA GGGGTTAAAGGTAAAGAAGGCCCTGGTGGACCCACAGGAAGTGAAGGGTTAAAG GgtaagagaggtgaggaaggacCACAGGGAAAACAAGGCCCCGCA GGTAACAGAGGAGCTCCTGGACCACAAGGTTTCAGAGGACCTCCT GGTATCCAGGGTAACATTGGAACATGGGGTGAGGAAGGGACCCGTGGCCCTCCGGGTGACCAAGGGCCACAAGGCCCAACTGGCCCTCGTGGAGTTACAGGTTACCCT GGTAAAGATGGTTCTCAAGGACCAGTTGGGTCAGCTAGTGGGAAAGGAGAAAAG GGATCCATAGGAGCATCgggggaggagggagcagcTGGTCTCGATGGTGAGGAG ggTCCAGTCGGACTGACTGGATCTGAGGGGCCCCCTGGACAAAAAGGCAGATCT GGTGACAAGGGGAACACTGCACAGTCTGGGCAGAAAGGACTGAAAGGGGTTGAGGGTGAAAGAGGGAATCCAGGGCCACAGGGTCCAAAAGGGCCATCAGGGAAACAG GGATACAAGGGAGcttcaggagagagaggaaaacaaggaCTTCCAGGCCTGAAG GGAGAATCAGGTATTAGAGGTTTATCAGGCATGCCTGGACGTTTTGGACCTGGAGGCAACACAGGCGCAGCCGGAGCCAAAGGCCAGAAGGGGCTCCAGGGACACACA GGCCCCCCAGGGAGTATTGGTCCTGCTGGACAAATTGGGCCATCACCGact GGTTTACCAGGACATAGAGGTGATGAGGGCAAACCTGGAATCCCTGGAGCAAAG GGCAGTCATGGTGAGGGGGGGATCCTCGGTCTTCCTGGTGTTAAAGGCAACATG GGCATAAGAGGTCAAAGAGGTAACAAGGGGGAGCCTGGCACACGAGGTGAGGTG GGCACAGGGGGGAAGAAAGGGTTCATTGGCTCTGCAGGTGCTAAAGGTCGACCTGGACCTGCTGGCCCTCCTGGTCCTCCAGGACCTAAAGGGGTTCAGGGGCCCAAG GGAAAAGGAGGCCCATCTGGATGGAAAGGGTCCAAAGGAGCTGCTGGGGAAACg GGAGCTGAAGGTCTGCCTGGGCAGCCAGGACctgctggaccacctggaaaaCCT GGCCTTGGCGGTTTGGACGGGTTATTGGGGGTTGAGGGTAATGAAGGAGATCCA GGTGATATTGGCTTCAGAGGATCTCCTGGCACACCAGGCAGGAGTGGCGAGGTA GGTAACCCTGGATCTCCTGGGATCAGAGGAAACACTGGAGCAGCAGGCTTTAAA GGTAAACCTGGTCCTAAAGGAACCGGTGGAcctcctggaccagctgggccGAAG GGTCTTCCAGGACTGAGCGGGGAGAAGGGTGTATCTGGACGTACTGGCACgaag GGTCTTCCAGGTGACATTGGGATACTGGGACCAACCGGGCCCCCAGGGTTAAAG gGGAATCCTGGTTTGCATGGGCTAAAAGGACAAATAGGTCGTAAAGGAAAGCAG GGGGACACGGGTCCTCGTGGTCCAAGTGGGAAGACGGGCCTCAGTGGAAACCCT GGACATATTGGAAAGAAG GGAATGAAAGGTGTCCCAGGCAGCAGAGGACCAAAGGGAATAAAGGGAAGACTTGGGCCTCCA GGAAATCCAGGTGCACCTGGAAAAAGCAGACCTACACGAAGACATGGAATAAAACCTGAGACAAGACCAAGTCAAAGAATCAAGCAAAGGTCCAAATCAAGATTCAGGCTGAAAACTGAGCCGAGTTCAAAGCAAACTGCACACCTCCTAAAACAAAGGGAGGGACCACAAAAA cagcacaggCCGATTTCTAGGAGATGGATTCAAGAAGATGAAGCTGAGGAATCCTTTAGCTGGCCACTGGGAACCAAAGATGATCCAGGCACCACCTGCTATGAGCTGGGACTCATTCATCCACATCTGAGTGATG GTTACTTTTACATGGATCCTAACCAGGGCTGTCCCTATGATGCTGTGAGGGTGTTCTGTAACTTCACAGCAGGAGGAACTACCTGTATAGAGCCTCTGCTCTCACAG ATTAAAGTAAGGTGGGATCCAGAGAAGAAGACTTTTCAGTGGTTCAATCAGCAGCAAGGTGAAGACAAG TTTGAGTACCCTGGTATGGATGCTGTCCAGCTGAGGTTTCTGCGGTTACACAGCGGCACATCTTCTCAGCACATCACTTTCAGCTGTACGCTGGACCAGACCAGAACGGCTGCCACTGCTGATATGGCCAGTTGGATTATTCACCTGCTAGGAGACTTTGGAAAAGAAATAGATGTACACCACATAATGGTGTCCAGGAAAGACTGCAag GTGGAGCTGGCTGTGAGAGTGCGAGGCAGCACTGAGTTGCATCGAGGTGACATGCAGCTACTTCCTGTCAGAGATGTGGCTGTAGATATGAGCCCTGTAGCCCCACTTATCCCTGAGATCACTGGGGTTGTGGGACCCCTCTGCTTCTTGTGA
- the soat1 gene encoding sterol O-acyltransferase 1, whose protein sequence is MESEDGHVLRSRSQAIPKMPTFPDLDSSLEEDHSPAHHQQGNRDNHTTSNGRVEVQHVISKKLQLKRKAEYLKNDLMRQFDNQVNDFMDSLIEESASLEPAPVPAVFSPPLSDKERAKLRHFQPPHGQGKQFVNRRSLLDELFEVNHIRTIYHMFIALLILFILSTLVVDFIDQGRLVLDFDLLVYAFGGFPLVVCTWICMFLSVLFFPYTLFYLWSHSQSGSYSHPSLYTFLFGSVFLLYQALGLGFLPTYVTVSNSLPPASCFIIILEQVRLMMKAHSFVRENVPRVLTWAKDKTSPGPVVPQASQYLYFLFAPTLIYRDKYPRNPVIRWHYVATKFLQVLGSLFYAYYVFMRLCIPQFRSISLQIFDLRAMVLCVFNSILPGALVLFLGFFAFLHCWLNAFAEMLRFADRMFYKDWWNSTSFANYYRTWNVVVHDWLYYYVYRDFLWMSQKRFRAAAMFFVFTVSAVVHEYILAVCFGFFYPVLFCLFMCFGMMFNFILHDQRKGPIWNIIMWTSLFLGQGVIICLYSQEWYAQRYCPLKEPSFLELLKPRSWNCQRGMMSDADRL, encoded by the exons ATGGAGTCTGAGGATGGCCATGTCCTCCGGTCCCGCAGCCAAGCCATTCCTAAGATGCCCACCTTTCCTGATTTGGATAGCTCTTTGGAAGAGGACCATAGTCCTGCACACCATCAGCAAGGCAACAGAGATAACCACACCACCAGCAACG GGAGAGTTGAAGTGCAACATGTGATCAgcaaaaagctgcagctgaaaagaaAAGCCGAG TACCTGAAGAATGACCTTATGCGTCAGTTTGACAACCAGGTCAATGACTTCATGGACAGTCTTATTGAGGAGTCAGCCAGCTTGGAGCCTGCGCCTGTACCTGCTGTCTTCTCACCGCCACTGTCAGACAAGGAGAGGGCCAAACTCAG GCACTTTCAGCCTCCTCATGGCCAGGGGAAACAGTTTGTGAATCGAAGGTCCCTCCTAGA TGAGCTGTTTGAGGTGAACCACATCAGGACCATCTACCACATGTTCATTGCCCTGCTCATTCTCTTTATCCTCAGCACACTTGTGGTAGATTTCATTGATCAAGGCAG ACTGGTGTTGGACTTTGACCTGCTAGTCTATGCATTTGGAGGGTTCCCTCTAGTGGTGTGCACGTGGATCTGCATGTTCCTGTCTGTGTTGTTCTTCCCTTACACCCTCTTCTACCTGTGGTCACACAGCCAGTCAGGTTCTTACAGTCACCCTAGCTTGTACACTTTCCTGTTTGGATCTGTATTCCTGCTTTACCAAGCTCTGGGTCTGGGATTTCTGCCCACATATGTGACCGTGAGCAACAGTTTGCCGCCTGCATCctgcttcatcatcatcttggaGCAG GTACGTCTAATGATGAAGGCCCATTCCTTTGTCAGAGAGAATGTACCAAGAGTATTGACCTGGGCTAAAGACAAGACCA GCCCTGGCCCAGTTGTCCCTCAGGCTTCACAGtatctctacttcctgtttgctcCCACACTTATCTACAGAGACAAGTACCCTAG GAACCCAGTGATTAGATGGCACTATGTGGCCACAAAGTTCCTTCAG GTACTTGGATCTCTATTTTACGCCTACTATGTGTTCATGCGGCTCTGCATTCCTCAGTTCCGCAGCATCAGTCTGCAGATCTTTGATCTGCGGGCCATGGTGCTCTGTGTCTTTAACTCCATCCTGCCAG GAGCGTTGGTTCTCTTCCTGGGATTCTTCGCCTTCCTCCACTGTTGGCTCAATGCTTTTGCTGAGATGCTTCGCTTTGCTGACAGGATGTTTTACAAG GACTGGTGGAACTCAACGTCTTTTGCAAACTACTATCGCACTTGGAATGTAGTGGTCCACGACTGGCTGTACTATTACGTGTACCGGGACTTCCTGTGG ATGTCTCAGAAGCGTTTCCGAGCAGCTGCCATGTtctttgtgtttacagtgtcGGCGGTGGTCCATGAGTACATCCTTGCAGTCTGTTTTGGCTTCTTCTACCCTGTGCTGTTTTGCCTCTTCATGTGCTTTGGAA TGATGTTCAACTTCATTCTGCATGACCAAAGGAAAGGACCCATCTGGAATATCATTATGTGGACGTCTCTGTTCCTGGGTCAGGGAGTCATTATTTGTCTGTACTCCCAGGAGTGGTACGCTCAGCGCTACTGTCCCTTAAAGGAG CCTTCTTTCCTAGAGTTACTGAAGCCTCGCTCCTGGAACTGTCAGAGAGGAATGATGTCAGACGCTGACAGGCTGTGA
- the LOC114435111 gene encoding collagen alpha-2(XI) chain isoform X2 has protein sequence MAAWGSRGSREKMDPREIRDQLEFKEVQDLEATRVEKVEWDSRDCRVLWERWENLEREDLKENLGMTGAPGLSGPKGLKGLQGLLGNRGQDGTRGAPGPVGTNGMNGNRGPSGPKGLPGKAGFPGIQGPVGKSGEPGSRGIKGTPGKPGERGVKGKEGPGGPTGSEGLKGKRGEEGPQGKQGPAGNRGAPGPQGFRGPPGIQGNIGTWGEEGTRGPPGDQGPQGPTGPRGVTGYPGKDGSQGPVGSASGKGEKGSIGASGEEGAAGLDGEEGPVGLTGSEGPPGQKGRSGDKGNTAQSGQKGLKGVEGERGNPGPQGPKGPSGKQGYKGASGERGKQGLPGLKGESGIRGLSGMPGRFGPGGNTGAAGAKGQKGLQGHTGPPGSIGPAGQIGPSPTGLPGHRGDEGKPGIPGAKGSHGEGGILGLPGVKGNMGIRGQRGNKGEPGTRGEVGTGGKKGFIGSAGAKGRPGPAGPPGPPGPKGVQGPKGKGGPSGWKGSKGAAGETGAEGLPGQPGPAGPPGKPGLGGLDGLLGVEGNEGDPGDIGFRGSPGTPGRSGEVGNPGSPGIRGNTGAAGFKGKPGPKGTGGPPGPAGPKGLPGLSGEKGVSGRTGTKGLPGDIGILGPTGPPGLKGNPGLHGLKGQIGRKGKQGDTGPRGPSGKTGLSGNPGHIGKKGMKGVPGSRGPKGIKGRLGPPGNPGAPGKSRPTRRHGIKPETRPSQRIKQRSKSRFRLKTEPSSKQTAHLLKQREGPQKHRPISRRWIQEDEAEESFSWPLGTKDDPGTTCYELGLIHPHLSDGYFYMDPNQGCPYDAVRVFCNFTAGGTTCIEPLLSQIKVRWDPEKKTFQWFNQQQGEDKFEYPGMDAVQLRFLRLHSGTSSQHITFSCTLDQTRTAATADMASWIIHLLGDFGKEIDVHHIMVSRKDCKVELAVRVRGSTELHRGDMQLLPVRDVAVDMSPVAPLIPEITGVVGPLCFL, from the exons GGACTTCAAGGTCTTTTAGGTAACAGGGGCCAGGATGGTACACGAGGAGCCCCG GGTCCAGTTGGTACAAATGGAATGAATGGGAACAGAGGCCCTTCAGGACCAAAG GGACTGCCTGGAAAAGCAGGATTTCCTGGCATCCAAGGACCTGTAGGGAAGAGT GGGGAACCTGGCAGTAGAGGAATAAAGGGGACACCGGGGAAGCCAGGAGAGAGA GGGGTTAAAGGTAAAGAAGGCCCTGGTGGACCCACAGGAAGTGAAGGGTTAAAG GgtaagagaggtgaggaaggacCACAGGGAAAACAAGGCCCCGCA GGTAACAGAGGAGCTCCTGGACCACAAGGTTTCAGAGGACCTCCT GGTATCCAGGGTAACATTGGAACATGGGGTGAGGAAGGGACCCGTGGCCCTCCGGGTGACCAAGGGCCACAAGGCCCAACTGGCCCTCGTGGAGTTACAGGTTACCCT GGTAAAGATGGTTCTCAAGGACCAGTTGGGTCAGCTAGTGGGAAAGGAGAAAAG GGATCCATAGGAGCATCgggggaggagggagcagcTGGTCTCGATGGTGAGGAG ggTCCAGTCGGACTGACTGGATCTGAGGGGCCCCCTGGACAAAAAGGCAGATCT GGTGACAAGGGGAACACTGCACAGTCTGGGCAGAAAGGACTGAAAGGGGTTGAGGGTGAAAGAGGGAATCCAGGGCCACAGGGTCCAAAAGGGCCATCAGGGAAACAG GGATACAAGGGAGcttcaggagagagaggaaaacaaggaCTTCCAGGCCTGAAG GGAGAATCAGGTATTAGAGGTTTATCAGGCATGCCTGGACGTTTTGGACCTGGAGGCAACACAGGCGCAGCCGGAGCCAAAGGCCAGAAGGGGCTCCAGGGACACACA GGCCCCCCAGGGAGTATTGGTCCTGCTGGACAAATTGGGCCATCACCGact GGTTTACCAGGACATAGAGGTGATGAGGGCAAACCTGGAATCCCTGGAGCAAAG GGCAGTCATGGTGAGGGGGGGATCCTCGGTCTTCCTGGTGTTAAAGGCAACATG GGCATAAGAGGTCAAAGAGGTAACAAGGGGGAGCCTGGCACACGAGGTGAGGTG GGCACAGGGGGGAAGAAAGGGTTCATTGGCTCTGCAGGTGCTAAAGGTCGACCTGGACCTGCTGGCCCTCCTGGTCCTCCAGGACCTAAAGGGGTTCAGGGGCCCAAG GGAAAAGGAGGCCCATCTGGATGGAAAGGGTCCAAAGGAGCTGCTGGGGAAACg GGAGCTGAAGGTCTGCCTGGGCAGCCAGGACctgctggaccacctggaaaaCCT GGCCTTGGCGGTTTGGACGGGTTATTGGGGGTTGAGGGTAATGAAGGAGATCCA GGTGATATTGGCTTCAGAGGATCTCCTGGCACACCAGGCAGGAGTGGCGAGGTA GGTAACCCTGGATCTCCTGGGATCAGAGGAAACACTGGAGCAGCAGGCTTTAAA GGTAAACCTGGTCCTAAAGGAACCGGTGGAcctcctggaccagctgggccGAAG GGTCTTCCAGGACTGAGCGGGGAGAAGGGTGTATCTGGACGTACTGGCACgaag GGTCTTCCAGGTGACATTGGGATACTGGGACCAACCGGGCCCCCAGGGTTAAAG gGGAATCCTGGTTTGCATGGGCTAAAAGGACAAATAGGTCGTAAAGGAAAGCAG GGGGACACGGGTCCTCGTGGTCCAAGTGGGAAGACGGGCCTCAGTGGAAACCCT GGACATATTGGAAAGAAG GGAATGAAAGGTGTCCCAGGCAGCAGAGGACCAAAGGGAATAAAGGGAAGACTTGGGCCTCCA GGAAATCCAGGTGCACCTGGAAAAAGCAGACCTACACGAAGACATGGAATAAAACCTGAGACAAGACCAAGTCAAAGAATCAAGCAAAGGTCCAAATCAAGATTCAGGCTGAAAACTGAGCCGAGTTCAAAGCAAACTGCACACCTCCTAAAACAAAGGGAGGGACCACAAAAA cacaggCCGATTTCTAGGAGATGGATTCAAGAAGATGAAGCTGAGGAATCCTTTAGCTGGCCACTGGGAACCAAAGATGATCCAGGCACCACCTGCTATGAGCTGGGACTCATTCATCCACATCTGAGTGATG GTTACTTTTACATGGATCCTAACCAGGGCTGTCCCTATGATGCTGTGAGGGTGTTCTGTAACTTCACAGCAGGAGGAACTACCTGTATAGAGCCTCTGCTCTCACAG ATTAAAGTAAGGTGGGATCCAGAGAAGAAGACTTTTCAGTGGTTCAATCAGCAGCAAGGTGAAGACAAG TTTGAGTACCCTGGTATGGATGCTGTCCAGCTGAGGTTTCTGCGGTTACACAGCGGCACATCTTCTCAGCACATCACTTTCAGCTGTACGCTGGACCAGACCAGAACGGCTGCCACTGCTGATATGGCCAGTTGGATTATTCACCTGCTAGGAGACTTTGGAAAAGAAATAGATGTACACCACATAATGGTGTCCAGGAAAGACTGCAag GTGGAGCTGGCTGTGAGAGTGCGAGGCAGCACTGAGTTGCATCGAGGTGACATGCAGCTACTTCCTGTCAGAGATGTGGCTGTAGATATGAGCCCTGTAGCCCCACTTATCCCTGAGATCACTGGGGTTGTGGGACCCCTCTGCTTCTTGTGA